One window of the Oncorhynchus keta strain PuntledgeMale-10-30-2019 chromosome 31, Oket_V2, whole genome shotgun sequence genome contains the following:
- the LOC118364036 gene encoding uncharacterized protein C1orf232, which translates to MNPIWKVYKSKVLKTLNPDLEEYTEEEVNNADIDMSPVQEDEGPNAVSQLAKRVQGAGAKGWNRMSALFNKEDEHQLLEETESPPVPDHPLAVTPEEPQRPARPSGFWGSFATNWKQMATSKQAEAATNETGTMEEGQEAVGEGAGEGGGESYQGGNTEGEQSQDGGGGSNTSFSRYAMLGGGSENTPFKWNFVTGKLAELKTKSMSGQED; encoded by the exons ATGAATCCCATATGGAAAGTGTACAAGAGCAAAGTGCTGAAGACCCTGAACCCGGACCTAGAGGAGTAcacagaggaagag GTCAATAATGCAGATATTGATATGAGCCCTGTCCAGGAGGATGAGGGGCCCAATGCAGTGTCTCAGCTGGCCAAGAga GTGCAGGGTGCTGGGGCTAAAGGCTGGAACAGGATGTCAGCTCTCTTCAACAAAGAGGATGAGCACCAGCTATTGGAGGAGACTGAGAGCCCGCCTGTCCCAGACCA TCCACTAGCAGTGACGCCTGAGGAGCCGCAGAGACCGGCCAGACCCTCAGGATTCTGGGGTAGCTTCGCCACCAACTGGAAACAAATGGCCACCTCAAAACAGGCTGAAGCCGCAACAAACGAGACGGGCACGATGGAGGAGGGTCAGGAGGCGGTGGGAGAGGGAGCtggtgagggagggggggagagttACCAGGGGGGGAACACGGAGGGCGAGCAGAgtcaagatggaggaggagggagcaaCACCAGCTTCTCCAGATACGCCATGCTGGGAGGAGGGAGCGAGAACACGCCCTTCAAGTGGAACTTTGTCACAGGCAAGCTGGCTGAGTTGAAGACCAAGAGCATGTCTGGCCAGGAAGACTAA